One window of the Pempheris klunzingeri isolate RE-2024b chromosome 10, fPemKlu1.hap1, whole genome shotgun sequence genome contains the following:
- the ackr3a gene encoding atypical chemokine receptor 3a, with protein MSMSTSELEDLWESLKEFNLSDSFSNISSVNAMVCPTVFNRSALLYSMCVLYTFIFIVGLAANALVLWVNVRAQRDSTPRHETHMYIAHLAVADLCVCVTLPVWVSSLAQHGHWPFGEVACKLTHLLFSVNLFSSIFFLACMSVDRYLTVTKQGDNERGVRRKLIRRGACVGVWLLALVASLPDTYFLRTVKSTHGDTMLCRPVYPEENPREWMVGVQLSFILLGFVLPFPVIAVFYALLARAFTRTPSPSPSSSVEQERRVSRRVILAYIVVFLGCWGPYHAVLLADSLSQLGLVPLTCGLENVIYLALHLTQCLSLLHCCFNPILYNFINRNYRYDLMKAFIFKYSTRTGLARLIEASNMSETEYSAVAVDNPPQI; from the coding sequence ATGAGTATGAGCACCAGCGAGCTGGAGGACCTGTGGGAGTCGTTGAAGGAGTTCAACTTGTCGGATAGCTTCAGCAACATATCTAGTGTGAATGCAATGGTGTGTCCTACGGTGTTCAACCGCAGCGCTCTGCTCTACTCCATGTGCGTCCTCTACACATTCATCTTCATCGTAGGTCTGGCTGCTAACGCTCTGGTCCTCTGGGTAAATGTCCGTGCACAAAGAGACTCCACCCCTCGCCACGAGACGCACATGTACATCGCCCACCTGGCGGTtgcagacctgtgtgtgtgcgtcaccCTGCCTGTGTGGGTGAGCTCGCTGGCCCAGCATGGCCACTGGCCCTTTGGTGAGGTGGCGTGTAAACTCACACACCTGCTGTTCTCCGTCAACCTTTTCAGCAGCATCTTCTTCCTGGCCTGCATGAGCGTGGACCGCTACCTAACCGTGACCAAGCAAGGAGACAACGAACGAGGCGTACGAAGGAAGCTGATCCGTCGTGGAGCATGTGTAGGGGTGTGGCTTCTGGCTCTAGTTGCCTCCCTGCCGGACACATACTTCCTGCGTACTGTGAAGTCAACACATGGGGACACTATGCTGTGCAGGCCTGTGTACCCAGAGGAAAACCCCAGGGAGTGGATGGTGGGCGTGCAGCTGAGCTTCATCCTGCTGGGCTTTGTTCTCCCCTTCCCTGTCATTGCAGTGTTTTATGCCCTGCTGGCCAGAGCTTTTACCCGCACCCCTTCCCCGTCACCATCTTCCTCAGTGGAGCAGGAGCGTCGTGTGAGCCGCAGGGTGATCCTGGCCTACATCGTGGTGTTTCTGGGCTGCTGGGGGCCTTATCACGCCGTCCTCCTGGCTGATTCCCTGTCTCAGCTGGGCCTTGTGCCTTTGACCTGTGGCCTGGAGAATGTGATCTACTTGGCTTTACACCTCACCCAGTGCCTGTCCTTGCTCCACTGCTGTTTCAACCCCATCCTCTACAACTTCATCAACAGAAACTACCGCTATGACCTCATGAAGGCCTTCATCTTTAAATACTCCACGAGGACGGGCTTGGCACGCCTCATCGAGGCTTCCAACATGTCTGAGACCGAGTACTCTGCCGTGGCTGTAGACAACCCGCCACAGATCTGA